The segment GAAGAAAGAGACCCGCGATGGGTCTGGCAGCGTGCCTGTGTATGGTTCGAGCGGGCGAGTTGGTGTGCACTCAAATGCGCTCACTAAAAAGCCAGCTCTTATAGTTGGCCGGAAGGGCTCAGTAGGCGAGGTATATCACTCGCCGGTTCCGTGCTGGCCGATCGACACAGTGTACTTTGCGGAAGAGTCCGAGGATGGTGACCTTAAATACTTCGAGTACCTACTAAAGGGTCTGAGACTCTCAAAGCTCGATAAATCTACGGCCGTACCAGGATTGAGCCGTGACGACTACAACGCTGTCGAAGTGGCAATCGCACCCCTCGACCAACAAAAACGCATCGTCGCGGAAATCGAAAAACAATTCTCCCGCCTCGACGAAGGCGTCGCCAACCTCAAGCGCGTCAAGGCCAACCTCAAGCGCTACAAAGCCGCCGTCCTCAAAGCCGCTGTCGAAGGCCGCCTCGTCGAAACCGAAGCCGAACTCGCCCGCCGCGAAGGCCGCAGCTACGAAACCGGCGAACAACTTCTGCAACGCATCCTCGAAACCCGCCGCAGTCAGTGGCAAGGCAAGGGCAAATACAAAGAACCCACAGCGCCCAACACCACTGATCTTCCTGGACTGCCGGAAGGATGGGTGTGGGCAACATTAAATCAGATCGGCCAAGAGGGTCGCCCAATAATCTATGGGATCATCAAGCCCGGGCCACACGATCCAAACGGTGTACCTTACGTGCGTGTAACTGAGATGAAAGATGGCTTTATCGATCTAGAAAACCTTAGACGAGTGACGCCGGCGCGAGCTGCGAAGTTTGCTAGGGCTACCTTGGCACCCGGAGACGTACTGATCTCCAAAGACGGGACCATCGGACGTGTTGCTGTCGTTCCATCTCAGCTAGCTGGTGGAAACATTACTCAGCATGTTATGCGGGCACCTATTAATGAGCTGATGTGCAGAGACTACGTGGTATGGGCAATTCGATCTGACTCTTGCCAGAAATGGTTGACTGGGGAGACGAAGGGAGTCGCTCTGCGCGGAGTTAATGTCGAAGATTTTCGTCGACTTCCCATTCCGGTTCCGCCAGTTAGTGAGCAAGAGCGAATTCTTGCCGAAGTCGGCCGTCGCCTCACCATTCTCCACGAAACAGAGGCCCAGGTGGATTCCAACTTGATGCGTGCCGAGAACACGCGGAAATCGATGCTTGGAAAGGCATTTTCCGGTGGACTCGTGACCGATCTGCAAGAAGTGACAGGACGAGTAGACGGTAGGGGGCGCGTACTGAAAACGAAAGGAGAAACACATGACTGATAAGAAACTTACGCTTGGCCAGGCCATCGATCAGATAATTGCTGCTCTGGAAGCGCTTGAGCCTGACTCCCGAATCAACGCCATTGCTGCGGCGAGTGCCCACCTAAATCTCAAGATAGCCCCGGAGACACCGGCTCACGTTGCGGCCACTCAAACGATGGTTCAGGCAGTACCTGCTGTTGGACAATCTGTACACGCGCATCGCGAAGGAAAGGTTGACATTCGTTCACTCAAGCAAGAGAAGAATCCTGATTCTGCAAAACAAATGGCATGCGTCGTTGCCTATTACCTGCAAGAGTTAGCGCCAGAGGACGAGAGAAAAAATACAATCTCAGCTCAAGACTTAGAAAAATATTTCAAGCAGGCGAACTTCAAGTTGCCAAAGGCCATGGCTCAAGTGTTAGTGGACGCAAAAAAGTCCGGGTACTTCGAGGGAGGTACGCGTGGGGAGTACAAGCTTAATGCAGTTGGCTATAACCTCGTTGCCCATGGCCTTCCGACCAAGAAGGCTTCTTAAAACTCATGGCGCAGATTCTTCAAGCCTTTATTCAGGAAGTAGACAATGCCCGAAAGGGCCTGAACAAGGTAAAAGGTCAGCAGCTCCACTCGCAAAAAGAGCGGGATGGATTGCGTTCACTCGTTGAGCGTTACTTTAATGAAGTAAGGCCCTCAGTGGTGAGCGAGCAAGAACAAAGCGATGCAATTCGGCACGTCGACACAGATATGCAAGAATTGCTCGCTCTGTGCCACAAGCGTGGTAGAGCCAAGAGTTATCAACAGTTGCTAGCTAACGCGAAATCAGGCCTCATAACCGTTGATGCCCAAGTTGTATCTTCTACTGCGCTTGCTACAAACCAGCAAAAGTTGGAGGTAGTTGATTTGCAGATACTTGGCACTCTTCAATCAATAGTGCCTTCAGCGGCGATTTCATATCAGCAGGCTATCTCCGATCTACAGGGTGCTTCCAGGTTGTCGTGGCGCGGTCCAGCAACTGATCTGCGTGAGGCGCTTAGGGAGACGCTGGATTATTTGGCGCCTGATGAAGATGTAAAGGGGATGCATGGATATAAGGCAGAGCCAAACACAAACGGGCCAACCATGAAACAAAAGGTTCGCTTCGTGATGAAGAATCGCGGTGCATCAAGGGTGGCTTCGGGTCCGGCGGAGTCAGCCATAGACGGGGTTGAGGAATCGCTCGGTACATTTGTCAGAAGCGTGTATACACGTTCGAGTGTCTCAACACATACGCCAACGGATAAGACAGAGGTCCTGCGTGTGCGCGATTTTGTACGTGTGGTGTTAGTTGAATTACTGGAAATTCATTCTGCTTGATGAACTGACAAAGTCGGTCGCCAAGGGGAGATCTAAATATGAAATCAGAAACAATCGCGGTACTTCAGCTGTATCAGGATAGACGGCAATATCGTGTACCGTTCTACCAGCGTGCATACGTATGGAATAGGGAGGATCAGTGGGAGCGCCTCTGGGCAGACATACAGGATAAGGCAGAAGGAAGAATATCCGGATCGCAACCTACCCCGCACTTCTTGGGAGCTGCCGTTCTAGAGCCACAACAGCGTCGAGGCCTGTTGGGTGTCGAGGCGTTGCATATTATTGATGGTCAACAACGCCTCACGACCCTTCAATATGTATTGGCTGCATTGGCAATTGTTCTCCGTGGCTCGGGTCCAGCTGCGTTATTGTCACTGGTCGAAGGTTGCCTAACAAATCCAAACAGCGAAACGATGGAGCAACCGGACACAGAGGTATTCAAAGTCTGGCCGACGTTTCGCGATCGATCCACATACAAGGTTG is part of the Gammaproteobacteria bacterium genome and harbors:
- a CDS encoding restriction endonuclease subunit S — encoded protein: MKLNNNDLQSFEELPQGWAVTTLGKILPLTYGKALKKETRDGSGSVPVYGSSGRVGVHSNALTKKPALIVGRKGSVGEVYHSPVPCWPIDTVYFAEESEDGDLKYFEYLLKGLRLSKLDKSTAVPGLSRDDYNAVEVAIAPLDQQKRIVAEIEKQFSRLDEGVANLKRVKANLKRYKAAVLKAAVEGRLVETEAELARREGRSYETGEQLLQRILETRRSQWQGKGKYKEPTAPNTTDLPGLPEGWVWATLNQIGQEGRPIIYGIIKPGPHDPNGVPYVRVTEMKDGFIDLENLRRVTPARAAKFARATLAPGDVLISKDGTIGRVAVVPSQLAGGNITQHVMRAPINELMCRDYVVWAIRSDSCQKWLTGETKGVALRGVNVEDFRRLPIPVPPVSEQERILAEVGRRLTILHETEAQVDSNLMRAENTRKSMLGKAFSGGLVTDLQEVTGRVDGRGRVLKTKGETHD